A region from the Panicum hallii strain FIL2 chromosome 1, PHallii_v3.1, whole genome shotgun sequence genome encodes:
- the LOC112891876 gene encoding uncharacterized protein LOC112891876, whose amino-acid sequence MATAAATTRRPSGPVLSAAHYRSASPTRVKLAGTGTRSPAGQSVSVSTSSSSSAGGARSRRTCMCSPTNHPGSFRCSLHKERKAPHGGHGRKPTSPPSPGSSSPTSSRLGASASRLMGSALVRIGAVEGGEWARRALAATVRPSPAAQQSQHRRRVGGFRPRPTRLSAVSMAGDRAGDNDQ is encoded by the coding sequence atggcgacggcggcggcgaccacgAGGAGGCCCAGCGGGCCGGTTCTCTCAGCCGCGCACTACCGCTCCGCCTCGCCTACGCGTGTCAAGCTCGCCGGCACTGGCACCCGGTCACCGGCCGGCCAGTCTGTCAGCGTTTCGACTTCATCCTCTTCGTCTGCCGGCGGCGCACGGAGCCGGAGGACCTGCATGTGCTCGCCGACGAACCACCCGGGCTCGTTCCGCTGCAGCCTCCACAAGGAACGCAAGGCGCCCCACGGCGGACACGGACGCAAGCCGACCTCCCCGCCGTCCCCGGGCAGCTCGAGCCCGACGAGCAGCCGGCTGGGCGCGAGCGCGAGCCGGCTGATGGGCAGCGCGCTGGTGCGGATCGGCGCCGTGGAGGGCGGCGAGTGGGCGCGCCGGGCGCTCGCGGCGACGGTGCGCCCCTCGCCCGCCGCGCAGCAGTCGCAGCACCGGAGGCGCGTGGGCGGGTTCCGGCCGCGCCCGACCCGGCTCTCCGCCGTGTCCATGGCCGGCGACCGCGCCGGCGACAACGACCAATAG
- the LOC112902346 gene encoding uncharacterized protein LOC112902346, which produces MASAPCSPSPAAAVARGPRSAAVPGNSKKLTCLCSPTNHPGSFRCSRHRNGPAAPSGGEAGPGPRGRATKGRSVRALLLQRISCPSDRDRQRQRRRSRDFQPRPSRLRLMNM; this is translated from the coding sequence ATGGCCTCGGCACCCTGCTCTccgtcccccgccgccgccgttgccagaGGGCCGAGATCTGCCGCCGTTCCCGGCAACAGCAAGAAGCTGACGTGCCTCTGCTCGCCGACGAACCACCCGGGGTCCTTCCGCTGCAGCCGCCACCGGAACGGGCCGGCCGCGCcgagcggcggcgaggcggggccgGGGCCCAGGGGCAGGGCGACGAAGGGCCGGTCCGTGCGCGCACTGCTGCTGCAGAGGATCAGCTGCCCGTCCGACCGCGACCGGCAGCGCCAGCGCCGGCGGAGCAGAGACTTCCAGCCGCGCCCCTCCCGGCTGCGCCTCATGAACAtgtga
- the LOC112889349 gene encoding uncharacterized protein LOC112889349 — MAALCSASPAISTAASLGLPARRVASLLRLRLRAAARSYSAAAAPRAAAAAAPSWRARRRFAASAASTTEEECSGVETMIPPDNRIPATIITGFLGSGKTTLLNHILTAHHGKRIAVIENEFGEVDIDGSLVAAQTAGAEDIMMLNNGCLCCTVRGDLVRMIGELVNKKKGKFDHIVIETTGLANPAPIIQTFYAEDVVFNDVKLDGVVTLVDAKHARLHLDEVKPKGIVNEAVQQIAYADRIIVNKIDLVNEPEVSSLVERIRGINRMANLKRAEYGKVDLDYVLGIGGFDLERIESAVSEKSQEDHAEHEHDHHHHEHEHDHHHHHDHDHDHGHDHHVHDHTHDPGVSSVSIVCEGEMDLEKADMWLGNLLLEHSDDIYRMKGLLSVSGMPQRFVFQGVHDIFQGSPERMWEPNEPRINKIVFIGRNLNKEELEKGFKDCLLKK, encoded by the exons ATGGCGGCGCTCTGCTCCGCCTCCCCGGCCATCTCCACGGCGGCGTCTCTCGGGCTTCCCGCGCGCCGGgtcgcctccctcctccgcctgcgcctgcgcgccgccgcgcgctcctactccgccgccgcagcaccgcgggctgctgctgctgcggcgccGTCGTGGCGAGCGCGCCGGAGATTTGCGGCGTCGGCGGCTTCCACGACAGAGGAGGAGTGTTCTGGAGTAGAGACGATGATCCCACCTGACAATCGCATCCCCGCCACCATCATCACCGGCTTCCTTGGTTCCGGCAAG ACAACTTTACTGAATCACATCTTGACTGCTCACCATGGAAAGCGAATTGCTGTTATTGAAAATGAG TTTGGAGAAGTAGACATCGATGGTTCACTAGTTGCAGCACAAACTGCTGGAGCTGAGGACATAATGATGCTAAATAATGGCTGCCTTTGCTGCACTGTGCGTGGTGATTTAGTCCGTATGATTGGTGAATtggtcaacaagaagaaggggAAGTTTGACCATATTGTTATCGAAACGACAG GTTTGGCTAATCCAGCGCCCATTATACAGACGTTCTATGCGGAGGATGTAGTTTTTAATGATGTCAAGCTGGATGGCGTGGTAACTTTAGTTGATGCAAAGCACGCTAGACTGCATTTGGATGAAGTAAAGCCCAAGGGTATAGTCAATGAAGCAGTTCAGCAAATTGCCTATGCTGACAGAATTATAGTTAACAAG ATTGATCTTGTAAATGAACCTGAAGTTTCTTCCTTGGTTGAGCGTATAAGG GGTATTAATCGCATGGCTAATTTGAAACGAGCTGAGTATGGCAAAGTTGATTTAGATTATGTTCTTGGAATTGGAGGATTTGATCTGGAGAG GATTGAGAGTGCTGTCTCTGAAAAATCACAAGAAGACCACGCGGAACATGAGCATGATCACCATCATCATGAGCATGAACATGACCATCATCACCATCATGACCATGACCATGACCACGGACATG ACCATCATGTACATGATCACACCCATGACCCTGGTGTTTCTTCTGTGAGCATTGTTTGTGAAGGGGAGATGGATCTTGAAAAG GCTGACATGTGGTTGGGGAATCTACTGCTGGAACATAGTGATGATATATACAGGATGAAAGGACTGCTTTCTGTCAGTGGAATGCCTCAACGATTTGTGTTTCAG GGAGTGCACGACATTTTCCAGGGATCTCCTGAGAGGATGTGGGAGCCAAATGAGCCACGCATCAACAAGATTGTCTTCATCGGCAGGAACCTCAACAAAGAAGAGCTGGAGAAGGGCTTCAAGGATTGCCTGCTGAAGAAATAG
- the LOC112879016 gene encoding heparanase-like protein 3 isoform X1 — MAAGLLLKVVGFCVWALFWLGGTATVSTTALAGGDAVVVDARSAVAATDDDFICATLDWWPPDKCDYGTCSWGLATLLNLNLSNKILLNAVKAFSPLKLRLGGSLQDMLIYETGDSGQPCTPFVKNTSAMFGFSQGCLPLHRWDELNAFFQKSGAKIIFGLNALNGRIPMPDGSLGGPWNYTNAASFIRYTVNKGYDIHGWELGNELSGSGVGARIDADQYAADVINLKHIIDSTYQGNPSKPLVLAPGGFFDAAWFTELVSKTKPGQMDVITHHIYNLGPGVDDHLIEKILNPSYLDGEASTFSNLQGILKSAGTSTVAWVGEAGGAYNSGHHLVTDAFVFSFWYLDQLGMSSKYDTKTYCRQTLVGGNYGLLNTTTFEPNPDYYSALLWHRLMGTTVLSTTFNGTNKIRAYAHCAKNSQGITLLLINLSGNNTNRIYVTSEGAQAQSARKEGRRFSHIPGLGEAAELTREEYHLTPKDGNLQSQQVLLNGNVLATDANGDIPKLEPVQVEGTQPITVVPYSIVFAHIPSFYAPACR, encoded by the exons ATGGCAGCGGGCCTGCTGCTCAAGGTGGTCGGGTTCTGCGTCTGGGCCCTCTTCTGGCTCGGCGGCACCGCCACCGTGAGCACCACggccctcgccggcggcgacgcggtGGTCGTGGACGCGCGGTCAGCCGTCGCGGCGACGGACGACGACTTCATCTGCGCCACATTGGACTGGTGGCCGCCGGACAAGTGCGACTACGGCACCTGCAGTTGGGGCCTCGCCACCCTCCTCAACCTG AATCTCTCTAACAAAATCCTGCTGAATGCCGTCAAAG CATTCTCCCCTCTGAAGCTCCGTTTGGGCGGCTCTTTGCAAGATATGTTGATATATGAGACCGGTGACTCTGGGCAACCATGCACTCCATTCGTGAAGAACACGTCCGCGATGTTCGGTTTCTCGCAAGGTTGCCTACCATTGCATAGATGGGATGAGCTAAATGCTTTCTTCCAAAAATCTGG GGCAAAAATTATTTTTGGGTTGAATGCTCTGAATGGCCGGATCCCAATGCCTGATGGTTCTTTAGGGGGGCCATGGAATTACACGAACGCAGCTTCTTTTATTCGCTACACTGTCAACAAAGGCTATGATATCCATGGATGGGAGCTCG GAAATGAACTCAGTGGTAGTGGAGTTGGAGCCCGGATTGATGCAGACCAATATGCAGCAGACGTGATCAATCTGAAACACATCATTGACAGCACCTACCAAGGCAACCCATCAAAGCCTCTAGTACTTGCACCAGGAGGCTTCTTTGACGCAGCCTGGTTCACTGAACTCGTCAGCAAAACAAAGCCAGGTCAAATGGATGTGATCACTCACCATATCTACAATTTAGGCCCTG GTGTTGATGACCATCTTATTGAGAAAATTCTCAATCCATCTTACCTTGATGGCGAGGCAAGCACGTTCAGCAATCTTCAGGGGATACTGAAGTCTGCAGGGACGTCCACAGTTGCCTGGGTTGGCGAAGCTGGAGGGGCTTACAACAGTGGTCACCACCTTGTAACTGATGCATTTGTGTTCAGCTTCTG GTATCTGGATCAGCTTGGGATGTCATCAAAGTATGACACAAAAACTTACTGTAGACAGACCTTGGTTGGTGGGAATTATGGCCTGCTCAACACAACTACATTTGAACCAAATCCTGACTATTACAG TGCTTTACTATGGCATCGCCTCATGGGAACCACGGTCCTCTCGACGACATTCAATGGCACAAATAAGATCCGTGCTTATGCACATTGCGCGAAAAATTCG CAAGGGATTACTCTGCTCCTGATCAATCTCAGTGGCAACAATACAAACCGCATTTACGTGACGAGCGAAGGTGCCCAGGCCCAGAGTGCAAGGAAGGAGGGCAGAAGGTTTAGTCACATTCCTGGTCTTGGTGAAGCAGCCGAGCTTACAAGAGAAGAGTACCATCTCACTCCGAAAGATGGAAACTTGCAGAGCCAACAAGTGTTGCTGAATGGCAATGTGTTGGCAACTGATGCCAATGGAGACATCCCAAAGCTGGAGCCAGTGCAGGTGGAGGGAACACAGCCCATAACCGTGGTTCCTTACTCCATTGTGTTTGCTCACATCCCCAGCTTCTACGCTCCTGCCTGTAGGTAG
- the LOC112889360 gene encoding cyclin-B1-2-like: protein MASGGMKREISETHDALRFGINAGVKADLAPPHPLQSTIQSEAKFWADKKKFGTEAIYGSAFNIRKDLDAQILSRFQRPPGALPSSMLGYEALTGSLDDFGFEDYLNMPQDSDSFRQPDMHHGMEVRLGLSKGPICPSFN from the exons ATGGCGAGCGGCGGCATGAAGAGGGAGATCAGCGAGACCCACGACGCCCTTCGCTTCGGCATCAACGCCGGCGTCAAGGCCGACCTCGCGCCGCCGCACCCGCTCCAGTCCACCATCCAATCG GAGGCCAAGTTCTGGGCGGACAAGAAGAAGTTCGGGACGGAGGCCATCTACGGATCCGCCTTCAACATTCGCAAGGATCTCGATGCCCAAATCCTCTCCAG GTTTCAAAGGCCCCCTGGTGCTTTGCCATCATCTATGCTAGGATATGAGGCACTGACAGGTTCCTTGGATGATTTTGGATTTGAAGATTATCTTAACA TGCCTCAAGATTCTGACAGTTTCCGTCAACCTGACATGCACCATGGAATGGAGGTTCGCCTTGGCTTGTCCAAGGGACCTATCTGCCCTAGCTTCAATTGA
- the LOC112901085 gene encoding pyrophosphate-energized vacuolar membrane proton pump-like, whose amino-acid sequence MAILSDAATQVLVPLAAVVGIAFAVAQWVLVSRVKLSPSASAGARDKDVLGDSLIEEEEGLNDHNVVVRCAEIQNAIAEGATSFLFTEYQYVGIFMSIFAVVIFVFLGSVEGFSTRSHPCTYSKDKECKPALFNALFSTVSFLLGAITSVVSGFLGMKIATYANARTTLEARKGVGKAFITAFRSGAVMGFLLASNGLLVLYIAINLFKLYYGDDWEGLFESITGYGLGGSSMALFGRVGGGIYTKAADVGADLVGKVERNIPEDDPRNPAVIADNVGDNVGDIAGMGSDLFGSYAESSCAALVVASISSFGVNHDFTGMCYPLLVSSVGIIVCLITTLFATDIFEVKAVKEIEPALKKQLIISTALMTVGIALISWLALPAKFTIFNFGEQKEVSNWGLFLCVAIGLWAGLIIGYVTEYYTSNAYSPVQDVADACRTGAATNVIFGLALGYKSVIIPIFAIAVGIYVSFTIAAMYGIAVAALGMLSTIATGLSIDAYGPISDNAGGIAEMAGMSHRIRERTDALDAAGNTTAAIGKGFAIGSAALVSLALFGAFVSRAGVKVVDVLSPKVIIGLVVGAMLPYWFSAMTMKSVGKAALEMVEEVRRQFNTIPGLMEGTGKPDYANCVKISTDASIKQMIPPGALVMLTPLVVGTFFGVQTLSGVLAGALVSGVQVAISASNTGGAWDNAKKYIEAGASEHARALGPKGSDCHKAAVIGDTIGDPLKDTSGPSLNILIKLMAVESLVFAPFFATHGGILFKLF is encoded by the exons ATGGCGATCCTGTCGGACGCCGCCACACAGGTGCTCGTCCCGCTCGCCGCGGTCGTCGGCATCGCCTTCGCCGTCGCGCAGTGGGTGCTCGTCTCGCGCGTCAAGCTCTCGCCGTCCGCGAGCGCCGGCGCCAGGGACAAGGACGTGCTCGGCGACTCGCTcatcgaggaggaggagggactCAACGACCACAACGTCGTCGTCAGGTGCGCCGAGATCCAGAACGCCATCGCCGAAG GAGCGACATCGTTCCTCTTCACCGAGTACCAATACGTCGGCATCTTCATGTCCATCTTCGCCGTCGTCATCTTCGTCTTCCTAGGCTCCGTCGAGGGGTTCAGCACGAGGAGCCACCCCTGCACGTACAGCAAGGACAAGGAGTGCAAGCCCGCTCTCTTCAACGCCCTCTTCAGCACCGTCTCCTTCCTGCTCGGGGCCATCACCTCCGTGGTGTCTGGCTTCCTCGGGATGAAGATCGCCACGTACGCCAACGCCCGGACCACTCTGGAGGCCAGGAAAGGCGTCGGCAAGGCCTTCATCACCGCGTTCCGCTCGGGCGCGGTGATGGGGTTCTTGCTGGCGTCGAATGGCCTCCTGGTGCTTTACATCGCCATCAACCTGTTTAAGCTGTATTACGGCGACGATTGGGAGGGTCTGTTCGAGTCCATCACCGGGTATGGCCTTGGTGGATCTTCAATGGCGCTGTTTGGAAGGGTGGGAGGCGGGATCTACACGAAGGCGGCCGACGTGGGCGCTGATCTTGTTGGCAAAGTTGAGAGGAACATTCCTGAAGATGACCCCAGGAACCCCGCT GTGATTGCTGACAACGTCGGAGATAACGTTGGTGACATCGCTGGAATGGGGTCGGATCTCTTTGGGTCATATGCTGAATCTTCCTGCGCCGCCCTTGTCGTGGCATCCATTTCCTCATTCGGGGTCAACCATGATTTCACTGGGATGTGCTACCCGCTGCTAGTCAGCTCCGTCGGCATCATTGTCTGCTTGATCACCACGCTCTTTGCAACCGACATCTTTGAGGTAAAGGCTGTAAAAGAGATTGAGCCTGCACTGAAGAAGCAGCTCATCATTTCGACAGCCCTGATGACTGTCGGCATCGCGCTGATCAGTTGGTTGGCACTCCCAGCTAAATTCACAATCTTCAATTTTGGCGAACAGAAAGAAGTTAGCAACTG GGGATTGTTCTTATGTGTTGCCATTGGTCTCTGGGCTGGCTTGATCATTGGATACGTAACAGAATACTATACTAGCAATGCATACAG CCCTGTGCAGGATGTCGCCGATGCCTGCAGAACTGGTGCCGCCACCAATGTCATATTCGGCCTTGCTCTGGGATACAAGTCCGTCATAATCCCCATCTTCGCTATTGCTGTTGGCATCTACGTCAGTTTCACCATTGCCGCGATGTATGGAATTGCCGTGGCTGCTCTCGGCATGTTGAGCACAATTGCGACTGGTCTTTCCATTGATGCTTACGGTCCTATCAGTGACAATGCCGGTGGCATTGCTGAGATGGCCGGGATGAGCCACAGGATTCGTGAGAGGACTGACGCACTCGATGCTGCTGGGAACACGACAGCTGCCATCGGAAAG GGATTCGCCATTGGATCAGCTGCTCTGGTGTCGCTGGCCCTGTTCGGCGCGTTCGTGAGCAGGGCCGGGGTGAAGGTGGTAGACGTGCTGTCCCCGAAGGTGATCATCGGCCTGGTGGTGGGCGCCATGCTCCCCTACTGGTTCTCGGCCATGACGATGAAGAGCGTGGGCAAGGCGGCCCTGGAGATGGTGGAGGAGGTCCGGCGGCAGTTCAACACCATCCCGGGGCTGATGGAGGGCACGGGCAAGCCGGACTACGCCAACTGCGTCAAGATCTCCACCGACGCCTCCATCAAGCAGATGATCCCGCCGGGGGCGCTGGTGATGCTGACACCCCTGGTGGTGGGCACCTTCTTCGGCGTGCAGACGCTCTCGGgcgtcctcgccggcgcccTGGTCTCCGGCGTGCAGGTGGCCATCTCCGCCTCCAACACCGGCGGCGCCTGGGACAACGCGAAGAAGTACATCGAGGCGGGGGCGAGCGAGCACGCGCGGGCGCTGGGCCCCAAGGGCTCCGACTGCCACAAGGCGGCGGTGATCGGGGACACCATCGGGGACCCGCTCAAGGACACGTCCGGCCCGTCGCTCAACATCCTCATCAAGCTCATGGCCGTCGAGTCCCTCGTCTTCGCGCCATTCTTCGCCACCCACGGCGGCATCCTCTTCAAGCTCTTCTAG
- the LOC112879016 gene encoding heparanase-like protein 3 isoform X2, whose amino-acid sequence MLIYETGDSGQPCTPFVKNTSAMFGFSQGCLPLHRWDELNAFFQKSGAKIIFGLNALNGRIPMPDGSLGGPWNYTNAASFIRYTVNKGYDIHGWELGNELSGSGVGARIDADQYAADVINLKHIIDSTYQGNPSKPLVLAPGGFFDAAWFTELVSKTKPGQMDVITHHIYNLGPGVDDHLIEKILNPSYLDGEASTFSNLQGILKSAGTSTVAWVGEAGGAYNSGHHLVTDAFVFSFWYLDQLGMSSKYDTKTYCRQTLVGGNYGLLNTTTFEPNPDYYSALLWHRLMGTTVLSTTFNGTNKIRAYAHCAKNSQGITLLLINLSGNNTNRIYVTSEGAQAQSARKEGRRFSHIPGLGEAAELTREEYHLTPKDGNLQSQQVLLNGNVLATDANGDIPKLEPVQVEGTQPITVVPYSIVFAHIPSFYAPACR is encoded by the exons ATGTTGATATATGAGACCGGTGACTCTGGGCAACCATGCACTCCATTCGTGAAGAACACGTCCGCGATGTTCGGTTTCTCGCAAGGTTGCCTACCATTGCATAGATGGGATGAGCTAAATGCTTTCTTCCAAAAATCTGG GGCAAAAATTATTTTTGGGTTGAATGCTCTGAATGGCCGGATCCCAATGCCTGATGGTTCTTTAGGGGGGCCATGGAATTACACGAACGCAGCTTCTTTTATTCGCTACACTGTCAACAAAGGCTATGATATCCATGGATGGGAGCTCG GAAATGAACTCAGTGGTAGTGGAGTTGGAGCCCGGATTGATGCAGACCAATATGCAGCAGACGTGATCAATCTGAAACACATCATTGACAGCACCTACCAAGGCAACCCATCAAAGCCTCTAGTACTTGCACCAGGAGGCTTCTTTGACGCAGCCTGGTTCACTGAACTCGTCAGCAAAACAAAGCCAGGTCAAATGGATGTGATCACTCACCATATCTACAATTTAGGCCCTG GTGTTGATGACCATCTTATTGAGAAAATTCTCAATCCATCTTACCTTGATGGCGAGGCAAGCACGTTCAGCAATCTTCAGGGGATACTGAAGTCTGCAGGGACGTCCACAGTTGCCTGGGTTGGCGAAGCTGGAGGGGCTTACAACAGTGGTCACCACCTTGTAACTGATGCATTTGTGTTCAGCTTCTG GTATCTGGATCAGCTTGGGATGTCATCAAAGTATGACACAAAAACTTACTGTAGACAGACCTTGGTTGGTGGGAATTATGGCCTGCTCAACACAACTACATTTGAACCAAATCCTGACTATTACAG TGCTTTACTATGGCATCGCCTCATGGGAACCACGGTCCTCTCGACGACATTCAATGGCACAAATAAGATCCGTGCTTATGCACATTGCGCGAAAAATTCG CAAGGGATTACTCTGCTCCTGATCAATCTCAGTGGCAACAATACAAACCGCATTTACGTGACGAGCGAAGGTGCCCAGGCCCAGAGTGCAAGGAAGGAGGGCAGAAGGTTTAGTCACATTCCTGGTCTTGGTGAAGCAGCCGAGCTTACAAGAGAAGAGTACCATCTCACTCCGAAAGATGGAAACTTGCAGAGCCAACAAGTGTTGCTGAATGGCAATGTGTTGGCAACTGATGCCAATGGAGACATCCCAAAGCTGGAGCCAGTGCAGGTGGAGGGAACACAGCCCATAACCGTGGTTCCTTACTCCATTGTGTTTGCTCACATCCCCAGCTTCTACGCTCCTGCCTGTAGGTAG
- the LOC112901095 gene encoding calcineurin subunit B-like — MGNASSMLTQYDIEEVQEHCNYLFSQQEIVSLYERFCQLDRSAKGFISEDEFLSIPEFSLNPLSKRLLRMVDGLNFKDFVAFLSTFSAKASLRQKIELIFKVYDIDGKGKVTFKDLLEVLRDLTGSFMSDEQREQVVTKVLEEAGYTKDCSFSVEDFIQIIDHPGLKMEVEVPID, encoded by the exons ATGGGTAACGCGTCGTCGATGCTGACCCAGTACGACATCGAGGAGGTGCAGGAGCACTGCAACTACCTCT TCTCGCAGCAGGAGATCGTGTCCCTGTACGAGCGGTTCTGCCAGCTGGACCGCAGCGCCAAGGGCTTCATCTCCGAGGACGAGTTCCTCTCCATCCCCGAGTTCTCCCTCAACCCGCTCTCCAAG AGGTTGCTACGTATGGTTGATGGGTTGAACTTTAAGGATTTTGTTGCCTTTCTTTCTACTTTCAGTGCAAAGGCCAGCCTTCGGCAGAAGATCGAAC TGATATTTAAGGTTTACGACATTGATGGCAAGGGAAAAGTAACCTTCAAGGACCTGCTAGAAGTTTTACGGGACCTAACAGGGTCATTCATGTCCGATGAACAAAGAGAG CAAGTAGTAACTAAGGTACTAGAAGAAGCGGGGTACACAAAGGATTGCTCATTTTCAGTAGAAGATTTTATCCAG ATTATCGACCATCCTGGGCTAAAGATGGAGGTGGAAGTGCCAATTGATTAG